A window of the Methanoculleus horonobensis genome harbors these coding sequences:
- a CDS encoding ATP-dependent DNA helicase — MDSLDDWFPYREYRPNQREMLEAAASIARDGGIAMIDAPTGSGKSSVVSALLAESRGRKVLVAVRTISQLATFMRELELIRKKHGNLKFAYLIGKSSMCPLGGEGDIYRRCEGVKSFSTALMRERAQKGSLVPANDRQIKQQIRKMDPEHPLICPYFIHGKSFVEPEDGGLKMIPSAALRVRAERVSTEMIWPDQLAGFCGDICPYDTMMHAARDADVVLVNFYHLFDDAIREQLYQSLGIEGHDAMLLIDEAHNCGDVVQSIESVTIEERDIVQAEHELSGRRRSPQADAVVQILPQITRFMEALKGSHEAEDWFDPAIFQRMILSGTLYRSVEEIVDDLLKISEGIREKNMQAGEFRESAIERLTMFFYRIFRSAADPAYLTVYRKEEDGAVALEVRNIDPSIKLQEIARAHACCVLISGTLSPIESYRRYYFGDLPVTTISLPNSFPPENRRIFCATDITTAYSMRRDRENLAQTEDYITTFARLPGNLAVYFPSYDLLNTFAERCAPRIRKKQIYIESKDTAASAAMLREFMALPGTGRSGILFAVCGGKWSEGLDYRGEMLSGALVIGLPLAPFNRVRRMVIDYFRMKFGEEGEFISYTLPAVNRALQALGRVLRTPEDRGMLVLGEKRFLERRVHAGLPPWMQEEMTACTVEAFRKEAERWRS, encoded by the coding sequence ATGGATAGCCTCGACGACTGGTTCCCGTACCGGGAGTACCGGCCCAATCAGCGGGAGATGCTTGAAGCGGCCGCATCTATCGCACGCGACGGCGGCATCGCCATGATCGATGCGCCGACCGGGAGCGGCAAGTCGAGTGTGGTCTCTGCGCTCCTCGCGGAGAGCCGGGGCCGAAAAGTGCTCGTCGCCGTCCGGACCATCAGCCAGCTTGCGACGTTCATGCGCGAGCTCGAGCTCATCCGGAAGAAGCACGGCAACCTCAAGTTCGCTTACCTCATCGGCAAATCCAGCATGTGCCCGCTCGGGGGCGAAGGCGATATCTACCGGCGGTGCGAGGGCGTCAAGTCTTTCTCGACGGCCTTGATGCGGGAACGGGCGCAGAAGGGGTCGCTCGTCCCGGCGAACGACCGCCAGATAAAGCAGCAGATCCGGAAGATGGATCCGGAGCACCCGCTCATCTGCCCCTACTTCATCCACGGGAAATCCTTCGTGGAACCCGAGGACGGGGGGCTGAAGATGATCCCGTCGGCGGCCCTGCGCGTCCGGGCCGAGCGCGTGAGCACCGAGATGATCTGGCCCGACCAGCTTGCCGGGTTCTGCGGCGACATCTGCCCCTACGATACGATGATGCACGCCGCCCGGGACGCCGACGTGGTGCTCGTGAACTTCTACCACCTCTTCGACGATGCCATTCGCGAACAGCTCTACCAGTCGCTCGGGATCGAGGGGCACGACGCCATGCTGCTCATCGACGAGGCTCATAACTGCGGGGACGTCGTCCAGAGTATCGAGAGCGTGACGATCGAGGAGCGGGATATCGTGCAGGCCGAGCATGAGCTCTCCGGACGCCGGCGGTCGCCGCAAGCGGATGCCGTCGTCCAGATCCTGCCGCAGATCACCCGGTTCATGGAGGCGCTCAAGGGCTCGCACGAGGCCGAGGACTGGTTCGACCCCGCCATCTTCCAGCGGATGATCCTCTCCGGCACGCTCTACCGGAGCGTAGAGGAGATCGTGGACGACCTCCTCAAGATCAGCGAGGGGATCCGCGAGAAGAACATGCAGGCGGGAGAGTTCCGGGAGAGCGCGATCGAGCGGCTGACCATGTTTTTCTACCGGATCTTCCGCTCCGCCGCCGACCCGGCTTACCTCACGGTCTACCGCAAGGAGGAGGACGGGGCTGTGGCGCTTGAGGTCAGAAACATCGACCCGAGCATCAAGCTCCAGGAGATCGCCCGGGCGCACGCCTGCTGCGTCCTGATCTCGGGGACGCTCTCGCCCATCGAGAGTTATCGCCGCTACTACTTCGGGGACCTTCCCGTCACGACGATCTCGCTCCCGAACTCTTTCCCCCCGGAGAACCGCCGCATCTTCTGCGCAACCGACATCACCACCGCCTACTCGATGCGCCGGGACAGAGAGAATCTCGCACAGACCGAGGACTACATCACCACATTTGCCCGCCTCCCCGGGAACCTCGCGGTCTATTTCCCCTCCTACGACCTCCTGAACACTTTCGCGGAGCGGTGCGCCCCCCGGATCAGAAAGAAGCAGATCTATATCGAGTCCAAGGATACCGCGGCCTCGGCCGCGATGCTCCGTGAGTTCATGGCCCTCCCCGGGACCGGCCGCTCGGGCATCCTCTTTGCGGTCTGCGGCGGCAAGTGGAGCGAGGGCCTGGACTACCGCGGCGAGATGCTCTCGGGGGCGCTCGTCATCGGCCTCCCGCTCGCGCCGTTCAACCGTGTCAGGAGGATGGTGATCGACTACTTCCGGATGAAGTTCGGCGAAGAGGGGGAGTTCATCAGTTATACCCTCCCGGCGGTCAACCGCGCCCTGCAGGCGCTCGGCCGGGTGCTCCGGACGCCCGAGGACCGGGGCATGCTCGTCCTCGGGGAGAAGAGATTCCTGGAGCGCCGGGTTCATGCGGGGCTGCCGCCGTGGATGCAGGAGGAGATGACGGCATGCACCGTCGAAGCGTTCCGAAAGGAGGCCGAGAGATGGCGATCCTGA
- a CDS encoding methylated-DNA--[protein]-cysteine S-methyltransferase: MAILTGSCRFGLWHVHVAWQDDLVYRVRFARDGIAGSVPEEILRYCAGRPADLSSLRSVATEGDTTFAKIYRAVRAIPCGETLTYGEVARIVGTAPRAVGAAMARNPTPIVVPCHRVVAKTGMGGFSPDLAIKETLLDMERRGDVCTPEKRGVNR, encoded by the coding sequence ATGGCGATCCTGACCGGGTCGTGCCGGTTCGGCCTCTGGCACGTCCACGTCGCGTGGCAGGACGACCTCGTCTACCGGGTGCGGTTCGCGCGTGACGGGATCGCGGGCTCGGTGCCGGAAGAGATCCTCCGCTACTGTGCCGGGCGGCCGGCGGATCTCTCCTCGCTCAGGAGCGTCGCGACCGAGGGCGACACGACCTTTGCGAAGATCTACCGTGCCGTCCGGGCAATTCCCTGCGGGGAGACCCTCACCTACGGGGAGGTTGCCCGGATCGTTGGGACCGCGCCCCGGGCGGTCGGAGCGGCGATGGCCCGGAACCCGACCCCGATCGTGGTTCCCTGCCACCGGGTCGTCGCGAAGACCGGCATGGGCGGGTTTTCCCCCGATCTCGCGATCAAAGAGACCCTGCTCGACATGGAACGCCGGGGGGATGTCTGCACGCCGGAAAAGAGAGGAGTTAACAGGTAA
- a CDS encoding ketopantoate reductase family protein: MKIVVLGAGAVGLTVAAKLSRVADVHAVTRTRHADAVQERGFLMTGIWGEGAYRFSCSEDLPDAWLDADYYIISAKSTDTEAICRQFADVIGGHEVVSLQNGIGNEEIIARFTDRVIGGMIITGFEWRGDASVHVSVEAAPMKIGRFPSGTDDAVEDLAVLIREAGIRAEATAGIRTDIWSKTLYNCALNPLGALMNVPYGALTDPHAWAVVAAIVEEAYRVAEAEGVPLPWETAEAYLAYLRTTQLPATAAHHSSMLQDIAGGRKTEIEFMNGAVAALAERHGIMAPYNTCIAELIRFRERL, translated from the coding sequence ATGAAGATCGTGGTCCTGGGTGCCGGGGCGGTCGGGCTGACCGTTGCTGCAAAGTTGTCCCGCGTCGCAGACGTTCACGCCGTTACCCGGACGCGGCACGCTGATGCGGTGCAGGAACGGGGCTTCCTGATGACCGGCATATGGGGAGAGGGCGCATACCGGTTCAGCTGCTCCGAGGATCTCCCCGACGCATGGCTGGATGCCGACTATTACATCATCTCCGCAAAGTCCACCGATACAGAGGCGATCTGCCGCCAGTTCGCCGACGTCATCGGAGGACATGAGGTGGTGAGCCTCCAGAACGGCATCGGAAACGAGGAGATCATCGCGCGCTTCACCGACCGGGTCATCGGCGGCATGATCATCACCGGGTTCGAGTGGCGGGGCGATGCGTCGGTTCACGTCTCCGTGGAGGCAGCGCCCATGAAGATCGGGCGGTTCCCGTCCGGTACGGACGACGCGGTCGAAGACCTCGCAGTTCTCATCCGGGAGGCCGGTATCCGGGCGGAGGCGACCGCCGGCATCAGGACGGATATCTGGAGTAAGACCCTCTACAACTGCGCATTAAACCCGCTCGGCGCCCTCATGAACGTCCCTTACGGCGCGCTCACCGATCCGCACGCATGGGCGGTCGTCGCCGCGATTGTAGAGGAGGCTTACCGGGTGGCTGAGGCCGAAGGCGTCCCCCTCCCCTGGGAGACCGCGGAGGCGTACCTCGCGTATCTCCGGACGACCCAGCTCCCCGCGACGGCTGCCCACCACTCGTCGATGCTCCAGGATATCGCCGGCGGGAGAAAGACCGAGATTGAGTTCATGAACGGTGCGGTGGCGGCACTCGCCGAAAGGCACGGTATTATGGCGCCTTACAACACCTGCATCGCCGAACTGATCCGCTTCCGGGAGCGGCTCTGA
- the mobA gene encoding molybdenum cofactor guanylyltransferase, with translation MRSAIVLVGGAARRAGGREKYFFTFRGKTFIDRLVDTLKEAVDEIVVVARDPGQCERFGHIGNIRCISDVRQGLGPIGGLHAGALAVHGEYVFVAACDMPCINPGVVRLLFDAAVGCDAAIPSWNAEMLEPLHAVYRRSALLDYLEEHESLSVRAMIWGLDTRYVPVEKIREIDPDLLTFTNINNLEDLESIGPAAGCDTDDLRGPC, from the coding sequence ATGCGATCTGCGATAGTCCTTGTTGGCGGGGCGGCACGACGTGCCGGCGGGCGGGAGAAGTACTTTTTCACGTTCCGGGGCAAGACCTTCATCGACCGCCTCGTCGACACCCTGAAGGAGGCGGTCGACGAGATCGTCGTCGTCGCGCGGGACCCCGGGCAGTGCGAGCGGTTCGGCCATATCGGGAATATCAGGTGCATATCCGACGTCCGGCAAGGTCTCGGCCCCATCGGCGGCCTGCACGCGGGGGCGCTCGCGGTGCATGGCGAGTACGTCTTCGTTGCCGCCTGCGATATGCCCTGCATCAATCCCGGGGTGGTTCGGCTGCTCTTCGACGCCGCAGTCGGCTGCGATGCCGCCATTCCCAGCTGGAACGCCGAGATGCTCGAACCGCTTCACGCGGTCTACCGGAGGAGCGCACTGCTCGATTACCTGGAGGAGCACGAGTCGCTCTCGGTCCGGGCGATGATCTGGGGTCTCGATACCCGGTACGTGCCCGTAGAAAAGATTCGCGAGATCGATCCGGATCTCCTGACGTTTACGAATATCAACAACCTCGAAGACCTGGAGTCGATCGGTCCCGCGGCAGGATGCGATACAGACGACCTGCGCGGCCCTTGCTGA
- a CDS encoding WD40 repeat domain-containing protein, with the protein MMLFEREIRGDRAGRIATPLLIFCLLIAAICGVVSADEGEYVPVWSLGANGPVSSVAVTHDGSTIVAAAGSVVYLLDQQGNVLWQNPIGSRVNGVGVSPEGSRIGVAADKLYLYNRDGDLLWTVKTGYVYRSVDLSSNGMYVAAGCDNGAVYIFDRNKKQLWDYDMGTDSYDLAISENGRRIAIGCDNQGVYLLNSRQGESWSYGTGKMVRGIALTPDGRFVAAGSVDRCLYLSTGEGEHLWKYPIGDAVSSTALTNEAKRIFGAAGKTIHVIDRTGAVVQKIGLAGRAESVAVTPDGSFLVVGGGEGDRSIRLFTNDPDLVETWNPPEAALDGTELPENTTAGVNAPPVSGNGRTDTEAGVSADAQENVPITSRVSGWVENIISLLFKPQEDFLA; encoded by the coding sequence ATGATGCTTTTTGAGCGTGAGATCAGGGGAGATCGAGCCGGACGTATCGCAACGCCGCTCCTTATCTTCTGCCTTCTTATTGCAGCCATATGCGGGGTTGTCTCTGCCGACGAGGGGGAGTACGTTCCCGTCTGGAGCCTGGGGGCAAACGGCCCGGTCAGTTCCGTGGCGGTCACGCACGACGGTTCGACGATCGTTGCCGCTGCGGGTTCGGTGGTGTATCTTCTCGACCAGCAGGGCAATGTCCTCTGGCAGAACCCCATCGGTTCACGTGTGAACGGTGTCGGGGTATCGCCCGAAGGTTCGCGGATAGGCGTTGCTGCGGACAAACTCTACCTCTACAACAGGGACGGAGACCTGCTCTGGACGGTGAAGACGGGTTACGTCTACCGGAGCGTGGACCTCTCCTCGAACGGGATGTATGTCGCCGCCGGCTGCGACAACGGCGCGGTCTACATCTTCGATCGGAACAAGAAGCAGCTCTGGGACTACGATATGGGAACCGACAGCTACGATCTCGCGATATCGGAGAACGGCCGCAGGATCGCGATCGGCTGCGATAACCAGGGAGTCTACCTCCTCAACAGCAGGCAAGGAGAGTCCTGGAGTTACGGTACCGGCAAAATGGTGAGAGGAATTGCCCTCACCCCCGACGGGAGGTTCGTGGCGGCCGGGTCGGTCGACAGGTGCCTCTACCTCTCCACGGGAGAGGGCGAGCACCTCTGGAAATATCCCATTGGGGATGCCGTCTCCTCGACGGCTCTGACGAACGAGGCTAAGAGGATCTTCGGTGCAGCCGGCAAGACGATCCACGTCATCGACCGCACGGGAGCCGTGGTTCAGAAGATTGGCCTTGCCGGTCGCGCGGAGTCCGTCGCGGTGACACCCGACGGTTCGTTCCTCGTCGTCGGGGGCGGCGAGGGCGATCGGTCGATCCGTCTCTTCACAAACGATCCTGACCTGGTCGAGACCTGGAATCCGCCGGAGGCCGCGCTCGACGGAACAGAACTACCGGAGAACACAACGGCAGGCGTGAACGCTCCCCCGGTATCCGGGAACGGCAGGACGGATACGGAGGCGGGAGTTAGCGCCGATGCCCAGGAGAACGTCCCGATAACCTCAAGGGTCTCCGGGTGGGTGGAGAACATCATCTCCCTTCTCTTTAAACCCCAGGAAGACTTCCTGGCCTGA
- a CDS encoding dihydroorotate dehydrogenase electron transfer subunit, with protein MHEQMPAAVTITKIVEETPSIRTFVFDREIAARPGQFAMVWVPGVDEVPMALSSPSSITVQKVGDATAALFAMHEGDRIGVRGPYGNGFAVSGRTLAVGGGVGASPLLPLVTAGQVDTFLLGARTASELLFAERIRDAATLMVATDDGTAGHHGFVTELISRVDLADFDHICVCGPEVMMAAVLAVLDREGCAGRGLFSLHRYMKCGVGLCGSCCTDPHGLRVCRDGPVFSGDVLLESEFGHYSRDASGSRRRI; from the coding sequence ATGCATGAGCAGATGCCCGCAGCGGTTACGATAACAAAGATCGTGGAGGAGACGCCGTCGATCAGGACGTTCGTCTTCGACCGCGAGATCGCTGCCCGGCCGGGCCAGTTCGCGATGGTCTGGGTGCCGGGCGTGGACGAGGTGCCGATGGCTCTCTCCTCCCCGTCCTCGATCACCGTCCAGAAGGTCGGGGACGCGACCGCCGCTCTCTTTGCGATGCACGAGGGCGACCGGATCGGTGTCAGAGGGCCTTACGGGAACGGGTTTGCCGTCTCCGGGCGGACGCTTGCCGTCGGCGGCGGCGTCGGTGCCTCCCCGCTCCTGCCGCTGGTCACGGCCGGGCAGGTAGACACCTTCCTCCTCGGCGCCAGGACGGCCTCCGAACTCCTCTTCGCGGAGAGGATACGCGATGCGGCGACGCTGATGGTCGCGACCGACGACGGCACCGCCGGCCACCACGGGTTCGTGACGGAACTCATATCACGGGTGGATCTCGCCGACTTCGACCACATCTGCGTCTGCGGCCCCGAGGTGATGATGGCGGCGGTGCTCGCCGTCCTCGACCGGGAGGGGTGTGCCGGGCGGGGACTCTTCTCCCTCCACCGCTACATGAAGTGCGGGGTCGGCCTCTGCGGCTCGTGCTGCACCGACCCGCACGGCCTGCGGGTCTGCAGGGACGGGCCCGTCTTCTCCGGCGACGTCCTGCTCGAGAGCGAGTTCGGGCATTATTCACGCGACGCGAGCGGGAGCAGGCGCCGCATCTAG
- a CDS encoding dihydroorotate dehydrogenase: MVALYPGPVEVGGIRLRNHLLLAAGILGTTGASLSRILANGAGGVVTKSIGPSPKEGHPGPCLVVVDGGIINAMGLPNPSAAFVDELASLAGEPVVVSIFGGTPEEFRTVAGWFAGTASGLELNLSCPHAEGYGAAIGSDPALVEECTRAVASLGVPTWVKLTPNVADIADIGAAAERGGADAIVAVNTVKAMRISTALRRPVLGNRFGGLSGKAIFPVAVRCVYDLYEACSIPIVGCGGVSTADNVVEMMMAGASAVEIGSAVIDDIGIFAAIADDLYAPDGADAGEIVGCAHA, encoded by the coding sequence ATGGTTGCGCTTTATCCAGGCCCCGTCGAGGTCGGCGGCATTCGCTTGAGGAACCACCTCCTGCTCGCGGCCGGCATCCTCGGTACCACCGGGGCGTCGCTCTCCCGAATTCTCGCGAACGGTGCGGGCGGCGTGGTCACGAAATCCATCGGCCCGAGCCCGAAAGAGGGGCACCCCGGCCCCTGCCTCGTCGTGGTCGACGGCGGCATCATCAACGCCATGGGCCTGCCGAACCCCTCGGCCGCGTTTGTGGACGAACTGGCTTCTCTCGCGGGCGAGCCGGTGGTCGTGAGCATCTTCGGGGGGACGCCTGAGGAGTTCCGGACGGTCGCCGGGTGGTTCGCCGGCACGGCCTCCGGGCTCGAACTGAACCTCTCCTGCCCCCACGCGGAGGGCTACGGGGCGGCGATCGGGAGCGACCCGGCTCTCGTGGAGGAGTGCACCCGGGCGGTAGCCTCCCTCGGGGTTCCGACCTGGGTGAAACTCACCCCGAACGTCGCCGATATCGCAGATATCGGGGCGGCAGCGGAGCGCGGCGGGGCGGACGCGATCGTCGCGGTCAACACCGTGAAAGCGATGCGGATATCGACGGCGCTCCGCCGGCCGGTGCTCGGGAACCGGTTCGGGGGGCTCTCGGGGAAGGCCATCTTCCCCGTCGCCGTCCGGTGCGTCTACGACCTCTACGAGGCCTGCTCCATCCCGATCGTCGGGTGCGGCGGGGTCTCCACCGCCGACAACGTCGTCGAGATGATGATGGCGGGAGCAAGCGCCGTCGAGATCGGGAGCGCCGTCATCGACGATATCGGCATCTTTGCTGCGATTGCAGACGACCTTTACGCCCCCGACGGCGCCGACGCGGGCGAGATCGTGGGGTGCGCCCATGCATGA
- a CDS encoding malate dehydrogenase codes for MTSLAILGVGKVGGETAFLSAALGLVDEIVVYDVYEPLLRAQVLDLQHTGIDVAVSTKTAAMRDADIFVFAAGTPRTPDIKTRADLLEANIPVAKRCSEILEGFDGVVISVTNPMDANNYALWKMMGIDRRRCIGFGGQLDSARFAGFLREAGIGGPAWVLGEHGDRQVPVFSRTGSDVDTREREAILSRMRGASMEVIRGKGGTVFGPAYHIAMLIRAILEDRREVLPCSCVLDGEYGLSGCSLGVPARIGREGILGIEEWELDDWESAKMAEAGAFVRDLSRRFDG; via the coding sequence ATGACCTCGCTTGCAATCTTGGGCGTCGGAAAGGTGGGGGGCGAGACGGCGTTCCTCTCCGCCGCGCTCGGTCTAGTAGACGAGATCGTCGTCTACGACGTATACGAGCCCCTCCTCCGGGCACAGGTGCTCGACCTGCAGCACACGGGTATCGACGTCGCGGTCTCCACAAAAACGGCGGCGATGCGGGATGCCGATATATTCGTCTTTGCGGCGGGCACCCCGAGGACACCGGATATCAAGACCCGTGCCGACCTCCTCGAGGCCAATATTCCGGTGGCGAAGCGGTGCAGCGAGATCCTGGAGGGGTTTGACGGGGTCGTCATCTCCGTCACGAACCCGATGGACGCGAACAACTACGCCCTCTGGAAGATGATGGGCATCGACCGGCGGCGGTGCATCGGTTTCGGCGGGCAGCTCGACAGCGCACGGTTTGCCGGTTTCCTCCGCGAGGCGGGGATCGGCGGGCCGGCCTGGGTGCTCGGTGAGCACGGCGACCGCCAGGTGCCGGTCTTCTCAAGGACCGGCAGCGACGTCGATACCAGAGAGCGGGAAGCAATCCTCTCCCGGATGCGGGGGGCGAGCATGGAGGTGATCCGCGGCAAAGGAGGGACGGTCTTTGGGCCTGCGTATCACATCGCCATGCTGATCCGTGCGATCCTCGAAGATCGGCGCGAGGTGCTGCCCTGCTCGTGCGTGCTCGACGGCGAATACGGTCTCTCCGGCTGCTCCCTCGGCGTCCCCGCCCGGATCGGTCGCGAGGGCATCCTGGGCATCGAGGAGTGGGAACTCGATGACTGGGAGTCCGCGAAGATGGCGGAGGCGGGAGCGTTTGTCCGAGACCTCTCGAGGAGGTTCGATGGCTGA
- a CDS encoding DNA-directed DNA polymerase, with the protein MSVPATLEEFGKARIGIHQVEYSTGSGFEIPVIHVFGRDASGKAVRIDVTGFRPYFYAPAGQVGSASLPQGVELEPGTTYRSIRGEPLRRLYTRRPGDVRDVRDRFLHFEADIPFATRFMIDCGLSAGMELPAGLSTVDYHELAPAEIKAPARTCIMDIECVDEQGFPEPERDPIICVTCWDSFDDDYTTLLWQPGGAAGDVPDLSVSERHRVVRYPDEVSMLKGLAAYTKERDPDILSGWNFVEFDIPYIVKRMAALGLKAEGLARIPGQTERNAVRGRSIFDLLGAYRKMHQAQKESYRLDAIAEEELGVTKVRYTGTITDLWRTDPKRLVEYNYRDVELCVGIDQKNNIIEFYREIARYVGCPLDRTLNSSNVIDIFVLRKASGTFVLPSKGLAAGDEFEGATVFEPATGLRENVVVLDLKSLYPMAMMTINASPETKNPDGELRAPNGIRFSREPDGLTRSIIAELLEERDERKRLRNLYPFGSPEYVLYDLQQNVLKVIMNSYYGVSGYTRFRLYDREIGSAVTSVGRAIIRHTRDIITNLGYTVLYGDTDSCMVQVPPGDLEATIARARAIEATLNASYGDFAKTELNADTHYFSIKFEKVYRRFFQAGKKKRYAGHLVWKEGKDVDEVDVVGFEIRRSDSPQITREVQRAVIEMILRGDAFSDVQAYLRDVIRKYRRGEYSLDEAGIPGGIGKNLDSYENDDAHIRGAKYSNEHLGTDFKRGSKPKRVYIKAVTAKYPRTDVVCFEYADQVPPEFVVDWETMLEKTLKGPLSRIIEPLGWDWHDVDPSRTTLFDFGM; encoded by the coding sequence ATGAGCGTTCCGGCAACGCTGGAGGAGTTCGGGAAAGCCCGGATCGGCATCCACCAGGTAGAGTACAGCACCGGTTCCGGGTTCGAGATCCCGGTCATCCACGTCTTCGGCCGGGACGCCTCGGGGAAGGCAGTCCGGATCGACGTGACCGGCTTTCGCCCCTACTTCTATGCTCCCGCCGGGCAGGTGGGGTCGGCGTCCCTCCCGCAGGGGGTCGAACTGGAGCCGGGCACGACCTATCGCTCCATCCGCGGCGAACCGCTCCGGCGGCTCTACACCCGGCGGCCCGGCGACGTCCGCGACGTCCGTGACCGATTCCTGCACTTCGAGGCCGATATCCCGTTCGCCACCCGGTTCATGATCGACTGCGGCCTCTCCGCCGGCATGGAACTTCCTGCCGGTCTGTCTACGGTGGATTACCATGAACTCGCGCCGGCCGAGATCAAGGCTCCCGCCCGCACCTGCATCATGGATATCGAGTGCGTGGACGAGCAGGGGTTCCCCGAGCCCGAGCGCGACCCGATCATCTGCGTCACCTGCTGGGACTCGTTCGACGACGACTACACGACGCTCCTCTGGCAGCCCGGCGGGGCGGCGGGCGACGTGCCCGACCTCTCCGTCAGCGAGCGGCACCGGGTCGTCCGGTACCCGGACGAGGTCTCGATGCTCAAGGGGCTCGCCGCCTACACGAAGGAACGCGACCCGGATATCCTCTCGGGCTGGAACTTCGTGGAGTTCGATATCCCCTACATCGTGAAGCGGATGGCGGCGCTCGGCCTCAAGGCCGAGGGTCTCGCCCGTATCCCGGGGCAGACCGAACGGAACGCCGTCCGTGGACGCTCGATCTTCGATCTCCTCGGCGCCTACCGGAAGATGCACCAGGCCCAGAAGGAGTCCTACCGGCTCGATGCGATCGCCGAAGAGGAACTCGGGGTGACGAAGGTCCGCTACACCGGGACGATCACCGATCTCTGGCGTACCGACCCGAAGCGGCTCGTGGAGTACAACTACCGCGACGTCGAGCTCTGCGTCGGGATCGATCAAAAGAACAACATCATCGAGTTCTACCGGGAGATCGCCCGGTACGTCGGGTGTCCGCTCGACCGGACGCTGAACTCCTCGAACGTCATCGATATCTTCGTTCTCCGGAAGGCGTCGGGCACGTTCGTTCTCCCCTCAAAAGGGCTCGCTGCAGGCGACGAGTTCGAGGGGGCGACCGTCTTTGAGCCCGCGACCGGTCTCCGGGAGAACGTGGTGGTTCTCGACCTGAAGTCGCTCTACCCGATGGCGATGATGACGATCAACGCCTCGCCCGAGACGAAGAACCCGGACGGCGAACTGCGGGCGCCGAACGGCATCCGGTTCTCCCGTGAGCCGGACGGGTTGACGAGGAGCATCATCGCCGAGCTCCTCGAGGAGCGTGACGAGCGCAAGCGGCTCCGAAACCTTTACCCCTTCGGGTCGCCGGAGTACGTCCTCTACGACCTCCAGCAGAACGTCCTGAAGGTGATCATGAACTCCTACTACGGGGTCTCGGGCTACACCCGGTTCAGGCTCTACGACCGCGAGATCGGGTCGGCCGTCACCTCGGTCGGCCGGGCGATCATCAGGCACACCCGGGATATCATCACCAATCTCGGCTATACTGTGCTCTATGGCGACACCGACTCCTGCATGGTGCAGGTGCCGCCGGGCGACCTTGAGGCGACGATCGCCCGTGCGCGGGCCATCGAGGCGACGTTGAACGCGAGTTACGGCGACTTCGCGAAGACCGAACTGAACGCCGATACGCATTACTTCTCCATCAAGTTCGAGAAGGTCTACCGCCGCTTCTTCCAGGCAGGCAAGAAGAAGCGCTACGCGGGGCACCTGGTCTGGAAGGAGGGCAAGGACGTCGACGAGGTGGACGTCGTCGGCTTCGAGATCCGGCGAAGTGACTCCCCGCAGATCACGCGGGAGGTGCAGCGCGCCGTCATCGAGATGATTCTCCGCGGGGACGCGTTCAGCGACGTGCAGGCGTATCTCCGCGACGTCATCAGGAAGTATCGCCGTGGAGAGTACTCGCTCGACGAGGCCGGTATTCCCGGCGGTATCGGGAAGAACCTCGACAGTTACGAGAACGACGACGCCCACATCCGGGGCGCCAAGTACTCGAACGAGCATCTCGGAACCGACTTCAAGCGTGGCAGCAAGCCCAAACGGGTCTACATCAAGGCCGTCACGGCGAAGTACCCGCGAACGGACGTGGTCTGCTTCGAGTACGCCGACCAGGTGCCGCCGGAGTTCGTCGTCGACTGGGAGACGATGCTCGAGAAGACGCTCAAAGGCCCCCTCTCGCGGATCATCGAGCCGCTCGGGTGGGACTGGCACGACGTCGACCCCTCGCGGACGACGCTCTTTGATTTCGGGATGTAA
- a CDS encoding S26 family signal peptidase — translation MAEATQKEAGVVEAYENLARQVLDRPESIPSAIHNLLLKLAETHPGAVYWIVRKFYQEYLRLYVSDTGYIGIADRYEPELMYPGDIVLYVVPESPQPGDVVQVTFTDKDEVSVYVIHARVIGCNDDRSVQVTDTSTGEEYKVVDWNILGKLVRVIPFGSGEWQELFAASGVPKEWVATSVEENIRSVQDSEIPGKDEALAELKRRLGDLV, via the coding sequence ATGGCAGAGGCAACGCAGAAAGAGGCCGGGGTTGTGGAAGCGTACGAGAATCTGGCCCGGCAGGTGCTGGATCGGCCGGAGAGCATTCCGAGCGCCATCCACAATCTCCTCTTGAAACTGGCGGAGACGCACCCGGGAGCGGTCTACTGGATCGTCCGGAAGTTCTACCAGGAGTATCTCCGGCTCTACGTCTCCGATACCGGTTACATAGGCATCGCCGATCGATACGAGCCGGAACTGATGTACCCGGGTGACATCGTCCTCTACGTGGTGCCCGAGAGCCCGCAGCCGGGCGATGTCGTCCAGGTCACCTTCACCGACAAAGACGAGGTGAGCGTCTACGTCATCCACGCCCGGGTCATCGGGTGCAACGACGACCGGTCGGTACAGGTGACGGATACCAGTACCGGAGAGGAGTATAAGGTCGTCGACTGGAATATCCTCGGCAAACTGGTCCGGGTGATCCCGTTCGGCTCCGGGGAGTGGCAGGAACTCTTCGCGGCCTCCGGCGTCCCGAAGGAGTGGGTGGCCACGTCGGTCGAGGAGAACATCCGTTCCGTCCAGGACTCGGAAATTCCCGGGAAGGACGAGGCGCTCGCCGAGCTCAAGCGCCGCCTCGGCGATCTGGTTTAA